The following proteins are co-located in the Billgrantia tianxiuensis genome:
- the recC gene encoding exodeoxyribonuclease V subunit gamma: MPFAAPLQNDLTPGFMVVHGNRLEDLRGVAVEWMKRHPLAPLENETILVQSNGIGQWMKLALAADEADGGSGIAAALDVTLPARFLWQAYRAVLNHVEGDPNAVPATSPFDKSRLLWRLLRLLPELMPRDEFAPLRRFLEGDSDLRKHHQLAERLADLLDQYQVYRADWLEAWSRGEDVLISARGEARPIDDTQRWQPALWRAVVKSVAEDVGDDGVASSRAMVHQRFLAAARELHGSECPPGLPRRVMVFGISSLPQQALEALAAIARCCQVVLCVHNPCQHYWADIIEHKDLLRAQRYRQRRKAGMPERLDVLGVGDASGDGAESLHLHAQPLLAAWGKQGRDYLRLLDEHDDAQQYEALFRADSLRIDLFEPFVREGDGRLLQQLQDDIRELRPLHETHETWPAVDPSRDDSIVFHAAHSPQREVEILHDQLLAAFSADPKLKPRDVIVMVPDIDHYAPHVQAVFGQYARGQIERDDPRYIPFTLSDQGSRHRLPLLIALEKLLRLPELRLSVSDLLDLLDVPALRARFGIDEQDVPTLRRWIEGAGIRWGLDAGQRGSLDLPAGMEQNTWAFGLRRLLLGYAVGEAASGPWQGIEPFDDIGGLEAALAGPLAALLETLEQQWRRLREPTDVAGWVARLRTLLEASFLAEAPEDSLMLAQLEQALQSWQESAEEAGLARELPLSVVREHWLSQLDEPSLSQRFLAGAVNFATLMPMRAIPFKRVCLLGMNDGDYPRSHPPMDFDLMNGDYRPGDRSRREDDRYLFLEALLSAREQLYVSWVGRSIVDNSEKPPSVLVGQLRDHLQAGWRTSDGSDLLDALTTEHPLQPFSRTYFPTAAQQAERSVAARRLFTFAHEWREVHGEAAPAAAPLELTPYAQDAPLTLTQLGSFLRDPARAFFTTRLKVFLEREDIVSLDHEPFDLDGLANWQLQDLLIREQRRAVDEGRERLPVLLDTLDRLQGQGVLAMGAFGERMREQLSEPMDALFEAYEEALEAWPHDIEEPEPVQLDVPGAPPLEDWLDELRESATGERCRLVLASSSLVKKGKYRWSHILRHWVAHLAGHLNDRPMTSLLLSKAGHVTLPPLDPEAARQQLREIVRTWQAGMQMPLPLACDTAFVWLSKLGTPESERDSDAWRAAASAYNGDDFNAGEAGRNAYLAHRWPSFTALYEARQDRLGFAELTERLLAPVHLAVKGDKKEEGKSKEGRGKTAGGKK, encoded by the coding sequence ATGCCGTTCGCCGCCCCTCTGCAGAATGACCTCACCCCCGGCTTTATGGTCGTTCACGGCAATCGCCTGGAGGACCTGCGCGGCGTGGCGGTGGAGTGGATGAAGCGCCACCCGCTGGCACCGCTGGAGAACGAGACGATCCTGGTGCAGAGCAACGGCATCGGCCAGTGGATGAAGCTGGCGCTGGCCGCCGACGAGGCCGACGGCGGCAGCGGCATCGCCGCCGCGCTGGACGTCACGCTGCCGGCGCGCTTCCTGTGGCAGGCCTACCGCGCGGTGCTCAACCACGTGGAAGGCGACCCCAACGCGGTGCCGGCCACCTCGCCCTTCGACAAGTCGCGCCTGCTGTGGCGGCTGCTGCGCCTGCTGCCGGAGCTGATGCCGCGCGACGAGTTCGCTCCGCTGCGCCGCTTCCTCGAAGGCGACAGCGACCTGCGCAAGCATCACCAGCTCGCCGAGCGCCTGGCCGACCTGCTCGATCAGTACCAGGTGTACCGCGCCGACTGGCTCGAGGCCTGGTCCCGCGGCGAAGACGTGCTGATCTCCGCCCGCGGCGAGGCCCGCCCTATCGACGACACCCAGCGCTGGCAGCCCGCCCTGTGGCGTGCCGTGGTGAAAAGCGTTGCCGAGGACGTGGGCGACGACGGCGTGGCCTCCAGCCGCGCCATGGTGCACCAGCGCTTTCTCGCCGCCGCTCGCGAGCTTCACGGCAGCGAATGCCCCCCCGGCCTGCCGCGGCGGGTGATGGTGTTCGGCATCTCCTCGCTGCCCCAGCAGGCGCTGGAAGCGCTGGCCGCCATCGCCCGCTGCTGCCAGGTGGTGCTGTGCGTGCACAACCCCTGCCAGCACTACTGGGCCGACATCATCGAGCACAAGGACCTGCTCCGCGCCCAGCGCTACCGCCAGCGGCGCAAGGCCGGCATGCCCGAGCGGCTCGACGTACTCGGCGTTGGCGACGCCAGTGGTGACGGAGCCGAGAGCCTGCACCTGCACGCCCAGCCGCTGTTGGCCGCCTGGGGCAAGCAGGGCCGCGACTACCTGCGCCTGCTCGACGAGCACGACGACGCCCAGCAGTACGAGGCCTTGTTCCGGGCCGACTCGCTGCGCATCGACCTGTTCGAGCCCTTCGTGCGCGAGGGCGACGGCCGGCTGCTGCAGCAGTTGCAGGACGACATCCGCGAGCTGCGCCCGCTGCACGAGACCCACGAGACCTGGCCGGCGGTGGACCCGAGCCGCGACGACTCCATCGTCTTCCACGCCGCCCACAGCCCCCAGCGCGAGGTGGAGATCCTGCACGACCAGTTGCTCGCCGCCTTCAGCGCCGACCCGAAGCTCAAGCCCCGCGACGTGATCGTGATGGTGCCGGATATCGACCACTACGCTCCGCATGTTCAGGCGGTCTTCGGTCAATATGCGAGGGGCCAGATCGAGCGCGACGACCCGCGCTACATCCCCTTCACCCTCTCCGACCAGGGCAGCCGCCACCGCCTGCCGCTGCTGATCGCGCTGGAGAAACTGCTGCGCCTGCCGGAGCTGCGCCTCTCGGTGAGCGACCTGCTCGACCTGCTCGACGTGCCCGCCCTCCGCGCTCGCTTCGGCATCGACGAGCAGGACGTGCCCACCCTGCGCCGCTGGATCGAGGGCGCCGGCATCCGCTGGGGGCTCGACGCCGGCCAGCGCGGCAGCCTCGACCTGCCCGCCGGCATGGAGCAGAACACCTGGGCCTTCGGCCTGCGCCGGCTGCTGCTGGGCTACGCCGTGGGCGAAGCCGCCAGCGGCCCGTGGCAGGGCATCGAACCCTTCGACGACATCGGCGGGCTGGAAGCGGCGCTTGCCGGCCCGCTGGCCGCGCTGCTGGAAACCCTGGAACAGCAGTGGCGCCGCCTGCGCGAGCCCACCGACGTGGCCGGCTGGGTAGCGCGCCTGCGCACCCTGCTGGAAGCGAGCTTTCTGGCGGAAGCGCCGGAAGACAGCCTGATGCTGGCCCAGCTCGAACAGGCGCTGCAGAGCTGGCAGGAGAGCGCCGAGGAGGCGGGGCTGGCCCGTGAGCTGCCGCTTTCCGTGGTGCGCGAGCACTGGCTGTCCCAACTCGACGAGCCGAGCCTGTCGCAGCGCTTCCTGGCCGGCGCGGTGAACTTCGCCACCCTGATGCCGATGCGCGCCATCCCCTTCAAGCGGGTCTGCCTGCTGGGCATGAACGACGGCGACTACCCGCGCAGCCACCCGCCGATGGACTTCGACCTGATGAACGGCGACTACCGCCCCGGCGACCGCTCGCGCCGCGAGGACGACCGCTACCTGTTCCTGGAAGCACTGCTCTCCGCCCGGGAGCAGCTCTACGTCAGCTGGGTGGGCCGCAGCATCGTCGACAACAGCGAAAAGCCACCCTCGGTGCTGGTCGGCCAGCTGCGCGATCATCTACAGGCCGGCTGGCGCACAAGCGATGGCAGCGACCTGCTCGACGCCCTCACCACCGAGCACCCGCTGCAGCCGTTCAGCCGCACCTACTTCCCCACCGCGGCGCAGCAGGCCGAACGCAGCGTTGCCGCCAGGCGGCTGTTCACCTTCGCCCACGAATGGCGCGAGGTGCATGGTGAAGCGGCTCCGGCAGCGGCACCCCTCGAGCTGACGCCATACGCGCAGGACGCCCCGCTGACTCTCACGCAGCTAGGGAGCTTTTTGAGAGACCCGGCCCGCGCCTTCTTCACCACTCGCCTCAAGGTCTTCCTGGAACGCGAGGACATCGTCAGCCTCGACCACGAGCCCTTCGACCTGGACGGTCTCGCCAACTGGCAGCTACAGGACCTGCTGATCCGCGAGCAGCGCCGCGCCGTGGATGAAGGCCGCGAGCGCCTGCCCGTGCTGCTCGACACCCTCGACCGTTTGCAGGGCCAAGGCGTGCTGGCCATGGGCGCCTTCGGCGAGCGCATGCGCGAACAGCTCAGCGAACCGATGGACGCGCTGTTCGAAGCCTACGAGGAAGCGCTGGAAGCCTGGCCCCACGACATCGAGGAGCCCGAGCCGGTGCAGCTCGACGTGCCCGGCGCCCCGCCCCTCGAGGATTGGCTCGATGAGCTGCGCGAGAGCGCCACCGGCGAGCGCTGCCGCCTGGTGCTCGCCAGCAGCAGCCTGGTCAAGAAGGGCAAGTACCGCTGGTCGCACATTCTGCGCCACTGGGTTGCGCACCTGGCCGGGCATTTGAACGACAGGCCCATGACCAGCCTGCTGCTCTCCAAGGCCGGCCACGTCACCCTGCCGCCCCTCGATCCGGAAGCGGCACGCCAGCAGCTGCGCGAGATCGTCCGCACCTGGCAGGCCGGCATGCAGATGCCGTTGCCGCTGGCCTGCGACACCGCCTTCGTGTGGCTGAGCAAGCTGGGAACACCGGAGAGCGAGCGCGACAGCGACGCCTGGCGCGCCGCCGCCAGCGCCTACAACGGCGACGACTTCAATGCCGGCGAGGCGGGCCGCAATGCCTACCTCGCCCACCGCTGGCCGAGTTTCACCGCGCTCTATGAAGCCCGCCAGGACAGGCTCGGCTTCGCCGAACTCACTGAGCGGCTGCTCGCCCCGGTGCATCTGGCCGTGAAAGGCGACAAGAAAGAAGAAGGGAAGAGCAAAGAGGGAAGAGGGAAGACAGCGGGAGGCAAGAAATGA